In one window of Syngnathus typhle isolate RoL2023-S1 ecotype Sweden linkage group LG7, RoL_Styp_1.0, whole genome shotgun sequence DNA:
- the lcat gene encoding phosphatidylcholine-sterol acyltransferase codes for MGFLGQSWPLLTVGLLLGLHHTSCFWVLNVVFPPDLKPQNHSNITPPLIIVPGNLGNRLEAKIDKQQLAHWMCYKKTNHWFPLWIDLNMFMPIGVDCWIDNIRLVYNRTARRSFNSPGVQVRVPGFGQTYPIEFLDNSKLAGYFHTMVQHLVNIGYTRNETVRGAPYDWRLTPNENAEYLMKLQELVEQMYEQYQGPVYLLGHSMGCHYVLYFLNHQPQDWKDKYIRGFISLAAPWAGAVKVLRVMGSGENDGLPMISNIKIREEQRMTTTNPWMLPTEKAWPKDHVFISTPNFNYTTQDYQRFFQDIDFEDGWYMSEDSKNLTADLRPPGVEVWCMYGVGLPTPVTYIYDEGFPNADPIDFIYDDGDDSVGSRSMSLCKNWAGQQEKPVHVTEYRGLPHLDIVFNEKVLNQIQQILEGKSELPKEVDVRSGQI; via the exons ATGGGCTTCCTAGGACAAAGTTGGCCTTTGCTGACTGTTGGACTTTTGCTGGGGCTTCATCACACCTCCTGTTTCTGGGTCCTCAATGTTGTCTTCCCTCCCGATCTGAAACCTCAAAACCATAGCAACATCACACCTCCACTCATCATTG TTCCAGGAAACTTGGGCAACCGTCTGGAAGCTAAGATAGACAAGCAGCAGCTGGCCCACTGGATGTGCTACAAGAAAACAAATCACTGGTTCCCCTTGTGGATTGACCTCAACATGTTCATGCCTATTGGTGTCGATTGCTGGATTGATAACATTAG ACTTGTTTACAACAGGACAGCAAGACGATCATTCAACTCGCCAGGGGTGCAGGTGCGGGTGCCAGGGTTTGGACAAACCTATCCCATTGAGTTTCTCGACAATAGCAAATTGGCTG GTTATTTTCACACTATGGTGCAGCATTTAGTCAACATTGGCTACACTCGGAATGAGACTGTCCGTGGAGCCCCGTATGATTGGAGATTAACGCCGA ATGAGAACGCAGAGTATCTCATGAAGTTGCAGGAGCTGGTAGAACAGATGTATGAACAGTACCAGGGGCCTGTTTACTTATTGGGACATAGCATGGGCTGCCACTACGTCCTCTACTTTCTTAACCATCAGCCTCAGGACTGGAAGGACAAGTACATTCGGGGCTTCATTTCCCTCGCGGCTCCATGGGCGGGTGCTGTTAAAGTACTCAGAGTCATGGGATCAG gagAAAACGACGGCCTCCCAATGATTTCCAACATTAAGATCCGAGAGGAGCAAAGGATGACTACAACGAATCCATGGATGCTGCCAACAGAGAAGGCGTGGCCAAAGGACCACGTTTTCATATCAACACCAAATTTTAACTACACGACACAGGACTACCAGCGCTTTTTCCAAGACATCGATTTTGAGGATGGCTG GTACATGAGCGAAGACTCAAAGAACCTGACTGCTGATCTCCGCCCACCTGGTGTCGAGGTGTGGTGTATGTACGGCGTCGGACTACCCACTCCAGTCACGTATATTTACGATGAGGGGTTTCCCAACGCAGACCCCATAGACTTTATTTACGACGATGGGGATGACTCCGTGGGCAGCCGAAGCATGAGTCTTTGCAAAAATTGGGCCGGGCAGCAGGAGAAGCCTGTGCATGTTACGGAATACAGGGGGTTGCCACACTTGGATATTGTATTCAATGAAAAGGTGCTCAATCAAATTCAGCAAATTTTAGAGGGGAAATCAGAGCTGCCTAAAGAAGTTGATGTCAGGTCTGGCCAGATATAG
- the uba2 gene encoding SUMO-activating enzyme subunit 2 has protein sequence MPKLTASILVLQAEVEAVPINMVQLVGSLRKELADSLSTSKVLVVGAGGIGCELLKNLVLTGFKNIEVIDLDTIDVSNLNRQFLFQKKHVGKSKAQVAKESALHFCPSANITAYHDSIMNPDYNVEFFKDFILVMNALDNRAARNHVNRMCLAADIPLIESGTAGYLGQVTVIKKGMTECYECQPKPAQKTFPGCTIRNTPSEPIHCIVWAKYLFNQLFGEEDADQDVSPDTADPEASWNPEETATRATAAEMDGDVKRVSTKQWARRNKYDAIKLFNKLFKDDIMYLLTMDKLWKKRKAPTPLVWQQLENAGCPREESPSSGLKDQQVLGVWGYCKLFRESVETLHSLLAEKGDGAELVWDKDDPPSMDFVTAAANLRMYIFSMNMKSRFDVKSMAGNIIPAIATTNAVIAGLIVLEALKILAGEMESCRTIFLNKCPNLRKKLLVPCILDPPGANCFVCANKPEVTVKVNVHKTMVLSLQDKILKERFGMVAPDVQIEDGKGTILISSEEGETEANNSKFLSDFGIRNGSRLQADDFLQDYTLLINVLHSEDLERDVEFEVVGEAPDKAPPPQNNQGEVHNVANGNNDSAQPSTSSKVPAEDDDVMVVDSDDDADAEASSSSAAVTSATKRKHANAEFGETPTKRPRTDQSSAEADHDDDNDDDIIALD, from the exons ATGCCAAAGCTAACTGCGAGCATCCTGGTGCTACAGGCTGAGGTTGAGGCTGTACCCATCAACATGGTTCAACTTGTGGGTTCCCTCCGAAAGGAGTTGGCTGACTCCCTCTCGACGTCCAAAGTGTTAGTGGTGGGAGCGGGAGGTATCGGCTGTGAGCTGCTCAAGAACCTCGTCCTCACTGGCTTCAAAAACATCGAAGTG ATTGACCTGGACACAATTGATGTCAGCAATTTGAATCGCCAATTCCTCTTTCAGAAGAAGCATGTTGGCAAGTCTAAAGCACAG GTCGCCAAAGAGAGTGCCTTGCACTTTTGCCCCTCTGCAAATATCACCGCCTACCATGACAGCATCATGAA TCCTGACTACAACGTGGAGTTCTTTAAAGATTTTATCCTGGTGATGAACGCTCTGGATAACCGAG CTGCTCGCAACCATGTGAACAGGATGTGTTTGGCGGCCGACATCCCTCTCATTGAGAGCGGCACAGCAGGATACCTCGGACAGGTTACAGTAATCAAGAAG GGAATGACTGAGTGTTATGAGTGCCAACCTAAACCCGCCCAGAAGACCTTCCCAGGTTGCACTATAAGAAATACACCATCTGAACCCATTCACTGCATTGTCTGGGCAAAGTATCTCTTCAA CCAACTGTTTGGGGAGGAGGATGCTGATCAAGATGTGTCTCCCGACACAGCCGATCCAGAGGCTTCAT GGAACCCTGAAGAAACGGCAACTCGTGCCACGGCCGCAGAAATGGATGGAGATGTCAAGCGCGTGTCTACCAAGCAGTGGGCACGTCGCAATAAATATGATGCTATCAAACTCTTCAACAAG CTTTTCAAAGATGACATCATGTACTTGTTAACAATGGACAAGCTGTGGAAGAAGAGGAAAGCTCCTACGCCACTGGTCTGGCAGCAGCTGGAGAACGCTG GGTGCCCTCGGGAGGAGTCCCCGAGTTCAGGTTTAAAGGACCAGCAGGTTCTCGGTGTTTGGGGCTACTGTAAGCTATTCCGAGAAAGCGTGGAGACCCTCCACTCACTGTTGGCTGAGAAAGGAGACGGTGCAGAGCTCGTCTGGGATAAG GATGATCCTCCTTCCATGGATTTTGTTACTGCAGCAGCAAACCTCCGAATGTACATCTTCAGCATGAACATGAAGAGTCGCTTTGATGTCAAGT CCATGGCAGGTAACATCATCCCGGCCATTGCCACAACCAATGCTGTCATCGCCGGACTCATTGTGCTGGAGGCACTCAAGATTCTGGCAGGGGAAATGGAATCCTGCCGCACG ATCTTCTTGAACAAGTGTCCTAACCTCAGGAAGAAGTTGCTAGTTCCATGCATCTTGGACCCACCTGGGGCCAACTGTTTCGTGTGTGCCAACAAGCCTGAAGTGACTGTCAAAGTTAACGTCCACAAAACAATGGTTCTCTCTCTACAAGACAAG ATTCTAAAGGAGCGGTTCGGCATGGTAGCGCCAGATGTTCAGATAGAAGATGGAAAAGGGACAATACTCATCTCTTCAGAAGAAGGAGAGACTGAAG CCAACAACAGCAAATTTCTTTCTGACTTTGGGATTCGTAATGGCAGTCGACTACAAGCTGATGACTTCCTCCAAGACTACACACTCCTCATTAATGTGTTGCACAG TGAAGATCTCGAGAGGGATGTAGAATTTGAAGTGGTTGGTGAAGCTCCAGACAAagcacccccaccccaaaacaACCAGGGAGAGGTGCACAACGTCGCCAACGGCAATAATGATTCAGCCCAGCCGTCTACCTCCTCTAAAG TCCCAGCAGAGGACGATGACGTTATGGTTGTGGACTctgatgatgatgctgatgctgaGGCATCGTCCAGCTCTGCAGCAGTCACAAGCGCCACCAAGAGGAAGCATGCAAATGCAGAATTTGGCGAAACTCCCACCAAGCGCCCACGGACAGACCAGTCAAGTGCAGAAGCAGaccatgatgatgataatgatgacgaCATCATCGCTTTGGACTAA